One genomic region from Methanocaldococcus fervens AG86 encodes:
- the comE gene encoding sulfopyruvate decarboxylase subunit beta yields MYPKRIEVIKKIVENVGDKEIIVSNIGFPSKELYFVKDRERNFYMLGSMGLASSIGLGLALNCEDKVIAIDGDGSILMNLGSLSTIGYLNPKNYILVIIDNSAYGSTGNQKTHTKRNTNLEEVAKGCGLDAVTTKSLEEFEKEFKKALNENKCKVIIAKTIPYNEKCPNIEIPPVVLKYRFMEAIKRS; encoded by the coding sequence ATGTATCCAAAGAGGATAGAAGTAATTAAAAAAATTGTTGAAAATGTTGGAGATAAGGAGATAATAGTTAGCAATATAGGATTTCCTTCAAAGGAGTTGTATTTTGTAAAAGATAGGGAGAGGAATTTTTATATGCTTGGTTCAATGGGCTTAGCTTCATCAATTGGATTGGGATTGGCTTTAAATTGTGAAGATAAGGTTATAGCCATAGATGGCGATGGCTCCATATTGATGAATCTCGGCTCTTTATCAACAATAGGTTATTTAAATCCAAAAAATTATATATTGGTTATAATAGATAACTCTGCTTATGGTTCTACTGGCAATCAAAAGACCCACACAAAGAGAAATACAAACTTGGAAGAGGTAGCTAAGGGTTGTGGCTTAGATGCTGTAACTACAAAAAGTTTGGAAGAATTTGAAAAAGAATTTAAAAAGGCATTAAATGAAAATAAATGCAAAGTTATTATAGCCAAAACAATCCCATACAATGAAAAATGCCCTAATATTGAAATCCCCCCAGTTGTTTTGAAGTATCGATTTATGGAAGCGATAAAAAGGAGTTAA